One region of Bdellovibrio bacteriovorus genomic DNA includes:
- a CDS encoding alpha-amylase, which translates to MSLSLWARLLCFTLFVTGLQVHAAPRTVFIQLFEWSWADVANECENYLGPAGFSAVQVSPPHEHIMWENTPWWERYQVASYNLNSRSGNEAEFADMVRRCQSVGVDVYADAVINHTTGIPGGVGFGGTAFTHYDYPGLYSHKDFHHCGRNGNDNIVDYSDRYEIQNCELVDLADLATETEYVRNRLAAYLNKLLDLGVAGFRIDAAKHIPAQDLAAIYSRLKRSAYIYHEVIYDPQGPIQYSEYLPYGDVMAYDYPRVLAGGLRFKDAERLHRIAEGFPDSKDSIVFTTNHDLERHDASSVLSYNSAEQRLYRLGQVFMLAWPYGYPQLFSGFKFENFDQGPPLTSEMKSHPVFDQNGQCVAPWTCEHRLPEVAAMVDFRNQTDKAFYISNWWSNGKDQLSFSRGGFGFVAMNFSDAEMQRDFATSLTPGAYCNIVSSDYNPRTKTCTESWTVTSRGYVHGKIPAMSAVVLLKTSPFKTRKK; encoded by the coding sequence ATGTCTTTGAGCCTTTGGGCACGCCTTCTTTGTTTTACCCTCTTTGTGACAGGCCTGCAGGTGCATGCAGCTCCGCGCACTGTCTTCATACAACTTTTTGAGTGGTCTTGGGCTGATGTCGCCAATGAGTGCGAAAATTACCTGGGACCCGCGGGTTTTTCTGCGGTTCAAGTTTCTCCCCCGCATGAACATATCATGTGGGAAAACACGCCTTGGTGGGAACGTTATCAGGTCGCAAGTTACAACTTAAATTCTCGAAGTGGCAATGAGGCTGAATTTGCAGACATGGTTCGCCGCTGCCAGTCCGTGGGCGTTGATGTTTACGCAGATGCGGTCATTAACCACACAACAGGCATTCCTGGTGGTGTTGGTTTCGGGGGAACAGCATTTACCCATTACGATTACCCAGGCCTTTATTCGCACAAAGACTTTCATCACTGTGGCCGTAACGGCAACGACAACATTGTGGATTATTCTGACCGTTACGAGATTCAAAATTGCGAACTTGTAGATCTCGCCGATCTTGCAACAGAAACAGAGTACGTGCGCAACCGCTTGGCCGCTTACCTGAATAAGCTTTTAGACTTGGGTGTTGCGGGTTTTCGCATTGACGCCGCAAAACACATTCCTGCGCAAGATTTAGCAGCCATTTATTCCCGCTTAAAACGTTCGGCTTATATTTACCATGAAGTTATTTACGATCCTCAAGGTCCTATCCAATACAGCGAATATCTTCCCTACGGCGACGTGATGGCTTATGACTATCCCCGCGTACTTGCCGGGGGATTGCGCTTTAAAGATGCGGAACGTTTGCATCGTATCGCCGAAGGTTTTCCTGACAGCAAAGACTCTATCGTCTTCACAACAAATCATGATCTTGAACGTCACGATGCAAGCTCGGTACTAAGCTACAACAGTGCTGAACAACGTCTTTACCGTTTGGGCCAAGTCTTCATGCTGGCGTGGCCGTATGGATACCCTCAGCTGTTTTCGGGATTTAAATTTGAAAACTTTGATCAAGGTCCTCCTCTGACTTCTGAAATGAAGTCTCATCCCGTCTTTGATCAAAATGGTCAATGTGTCGCCCCTTGGACGTGTGAACATCGTCTGCCTGAAGTTGCGGCGATGGTGGACTTCAGAAATCAAACGGACAAAGCCTTTTATATTTCCAATTGGTGGTCCAACGGCAAAGACCAGCTGTCCTTCAGCCGCGGCGGCTTTGGATTTGTCGCAATGAATTTTTCCGATGCAGAAATGCAACGTGATTTTGCCACGTCGCTGACTCCGGGTGCCTACTGCAACATCGTCAGCTCTGATTATAATCCTCGCACGAAGACCTGCACTGAATCATGGACCGTCACCAGTCGTGGTTACGTTCACGGAAAAATTCCAGCGATGTCAGCAGTCGTGCTTTTAAAAACTTCTCCATTTAAAACCAGAAAAAAGTAA
- a CDS encoding ROK family protein — protein sequence MKKTYTIGFDLGGTKLAAALLDNNGTMLDFIKVPVDMKREKSALQTQKRVIGLMADIAMDFKKRFPKETTGKHFLGIGLASAGPLNAEEGKLIHPMNYPGWKIVPIRDLVAKEINARGFKTKVHFQHDGTAAALAEGWVGGGKGMRSYAVVTVGTGVGSGVIFNGFPAQSRGMGSEYGHTIVDFKKLQETPDKLHHCTVEGVASGTGLLRRAKELGFSGNSVEELVESKDAKYQTLFKEMGWALACLCYDLSIGYNLERIFLSGGLIKIKNLYFNDLKSHYKKMIHQMNPMFECKIEIAKTKNHAGVLGAGYLPYLALKK from the coding sequence ATGAAAAAGACTTACACTATCGGCTTTGATCTTGGTGGTACAAAATTAGCAGCGGCACTTTTAGATAATAACGGCACTATGCTGGACTTTATTAAAGTGCCGGTGGATATGAAACGCGAGAAATCCGCACTACAGACGCAAAAGCGGGTGATTGGCTTGATGGCAGATATTGCCATGGATTTCAAAAAACGTTTTCCAAAAGAAACAACGGGGAAACATTTTCTAGGTATCGGACTTGCTAGCGCCGGACCATTGAATGCCGAAGAGGGCAAGCTGATTCACCCGATGAATTATCCAGGCTGGAAGATTGTTCCGATTCGTGATCTTGTTGCAAAAGAAATCAATGCTCGTGGTTTTAAAACAAAAGTGCATTTCCAACATGACGGCACAGCTGCGGCGTTGGCAGAAGGTTGGGTTGGTGGCGGTAAAGGCATGCGTTCTTACGCGGTCGTTACGGTAGGAACTGGGGTGGGTTCGGGAGTGATCTTCAATGGATTTCCCGCACAAAGCCGCGGCATGGGCTCTGAATACGGGCATACAATTGTAGATTTTAAAAAACTTCAAGAGACTCCCGATAAACTTCATCACTGCACGGTAGAAGGAGTGGCTTCGGGCACGGGCCTTCTTCGTCGCGCAAAAGAGTTGGGTTTCAGCGGAAATTCCGTCGAAGAACTTGTAGAATCTAAAGACGCCAAGTACCAGACGCTTTTTAAAGAGATGGGTTGGGCTTTGGCCTGTCTGTGTTATGACCTTTCAATTGGCTATAACTTAGAAAGAATTTTCTTAAGTGGCGGACTTATCAAGATTAAGAATCTTTATTTCAACGATCTTAAATCTCACTATAAAAAAATGATTCACCAAATGAATCCTATGTTTGAGTGCAAGATTGAAATCGCGAAAACCAAAAACCACGCCGGAGTTCTAGGCGCTGGCTACCTTCCATATCTAGCTCTTAAGAAATAA
- a CDS encoding SgcJ/EcaC family oxidoreductase has protein sequence MDLHPHTGEESQIRILYHNLLSAWNKRSAADMAHLFSEDANMIGFDGSHLMGQEEIGKHLATIFFHHPTGSFVNIVRNVRFIAPEVAVLNAVAGMIPPGKTDILPELTAIQTLVSVKDDDHWRISIFQNTPAAFHGRPEEIDKLALELRREMRESFRAEKSAQGF, from the coding sequence GTGGATTTACATCCTCACACGGGCGAAGAATCCCAGATTCGCATTTTGTATCACAACCTTTTAAGTGCATGGAATAAGCGCAGTGCCGCCGACATGGCTCATCTGTTTTCTGAAGATGCGAACATGATCGGCTTTGATGGCAGTCACCTTATGGGACAAGAAGAAATCGGAAAGCATCTGGCAACGATTTTTTTTCATCATCCGACGGGGTCCTTTGTGAACATTGTACGCAATGTGCGTTTTATCGCTCCAGAAGTCGCTGTATTGAATGCAGTAGCAGGTATGATTCCACCTGGGAAGACGGACATCTTGCCAGAGCTGACGGCCATACAAACGCTTGTCAGCGTGAAAGATGATGATCACTGGCGAATATCGATATTTCAAAATACTCCGGCCGCCTTCCATGGTCGGCCTGAAGAAATTGACAAGTTAGCTTTAGAATTAAGACGCGAGATGCGTGAATCCTTTCGCGCCGAAAAAAGTGCTCAAGGATTTTAG